The following coding sequences are from one Triticum aestivum cultivar Chinese Spring chromosome 5A, IWGSC CS RefSeq v2.1, whole genome shotgun sequence window:
- the LOC123107109 gene encoding uncharacterized protein yields the protein MGSSASLCLVITLLAFYFLVPSNAIPLSRVQRLVPLQHASEQVPWIEGNTPKPKMDMGRVILEDDAVNVSARMALETQDYAPSGPNNHHKPPGWN from the exons ATGGGGAGCTCAGCATCCCTCTGTCTAGTTATCACCTTGTTGGCATTCTACTTCTTGGTTCCCTCCAACGCTATACCCCTCTCAA GAGTGCAGAGACTGGTGCCCTTGCAACATGCCAGTGAGCAGGTGCCATGGATCGAAGGAAACACTCCTAAGCCAAAG ATGGACATGGGTAGAGTGATCCTAGAAGATGACGCGGTGAATGTCAGTGCAAGGATGGCTCTGGAGACGCAGGACTACGCGCCCTCGGGCCCGAACAACCACCACAAGCCACCGGGTTGGAACTAA